One Paramisgurnus dabryanus chromosome 10, PD_genome_1.1, whole genome shotgun sequence genomic region harbors:
- the LOC141282893 gene encoding trace amine-associated receptor 13c-like: MAYETEDPETQYCFPAINSSCIKTKLSTPEYNIVYVFFSVLSVWTVFLNLLVIISISHFKKLHTPTNMLILSLAVADLLVGLIIMPLEAIRFIETCWYFGDTICRLFILIMGLLLSTSLSNLVLIAVDRYVAVCHPLLYPQKITMTRTVIMIHVSWFWSLAYSISVFITTSQRKYTCYGECSFMYTFALKITDLLLSFLLPCINIITLYLRIFYVAHHQVKVINSLMRSGKHLTEGSMRRKSESKAALTLGIIVMVYLFCWIPYYSLTLTPNTSMTSVIAYIMLWMMYINSGLNPLIYAIFYPWFRASVKHILNLSKIFKAA; this comes from the coding sequence ATGGCCTATGAGACAGAAGATCCTGAGACTCAATACTGCTTTCCTGCCATTAACTCATCGTGCATCAAGACAAAACTCTCAACACCTGAATACAATATcgtgtatgtgtttttttcagtgctGTCAGTATGGACTGTGTTTCTGAATCTGCTGGTgatcatctccatctctcacttcaagAAGCTTCACACTCCAACCAACATGCTCATTCTCTCTCTGGCTGTGGCCGACCTGCTCGTAGGACTTATTATCATGCCCTTGGAGGCGATAAGGTTTATTGAAACATGTTGGTACTTTGGAGACACTATCTGTAGACTGTTTATATTAATCATGGGATTGCTCCTCTCTACATCTTTgagtaatttagttttaataGCTGTTGACCGTTATGTGGCTGTGTGTCACCCTCTGCTGTACCCACAGAAAATAACAATGACTAGAACAGTAATTATGATCCATGTTTCCTGGTTCTGGTCTTTAGCTTATAGCATTTCAGTTTTTATAACTACCTCAcaaagaaaatacacatgttatGGAGaatgttcatttatgtatacTTTTGCCTTGAAAATCACTGACCTGTTACTGTCTTTCCTGCTTCCTTGTATCAACATTATAACTTTATATTTGAGAATCTTCTATGTCGCACATCATCAAGTGAAAGTTATAAACTCTCTGATGAGGAGTGGAAAACATCTAACAGAAGGTTCAATGAGGAGGAAATCTGAGAGCAAAGCCGCTCTGACATTAGGAATCATTGTGATGGTTTATCTGTTTTGCTGGATTCCCTATTACAGCTTAACTCTAACACCAAACACAAGCATGACTTCTGTTATAGCCTACATTATGTTATGGATGATGTATATTAATTCAGGTCTGAATCCTCTCATCTATGCTATATTTTACCCCTGGTTTAGAGCGTCAGTTAAACACATCCTAAATCTATCCAAAATATTTAAGGCAGCATAA